In Haloplanus rubicundus, one DNA window encodes the following:
- a CDS encoding MBL fold metallo-hydrolase, producing the protein MATDTDRAGSLTPAALRRRLADGDPVTILDVRDRTEIERWRIEAPSITYHHVPYVKFVAAGVTGGVADLLPADVQEPVVAVCPRGEASAEVADQLVAAGVAAENLAGGMEAWARLYDRIEIAADADATVYQYRRPASGCLGYAVVADGEMAVIDPLRAFADRYVDDAAELGATLTDAVDTHVHADHVSGVRALAARGATPVLPARAVERGVADGADFRTVRDGDELAVGDATLRAVALPGHTTGMTGIAVGDTLLTGDSLFLDGVARPDLEEDADPEAQVRDLYTTLTERLREFSDDTLIAPGHTDAGVEEGTAVARLGDLRDRLSVFGMDDEAFVEHVTHVGAEPANADRIVAINLGHESVDDDEAFELELGPNNCAAGG; encoded by the coding sequence ATGGCTACCGACACCGACCGGGCGGGGAGCCTCACGCCCGCGGCCCTCCGCCGCCGTCTCGCCGACGGCGATCCGGTGACGATCCTCGACGTGCGCGACCGCACCGAAATCGAGCGCTGGCGCATCGAGGCGCCCTCGATCACCTACCACCACGTCCCCTACGTGAAGTTCGTCGCCGCTGGCGTCACCGGCGGCGTGGCCGACCTCCTCCCGGCCGACGTGCAGGAGCCCGTCGTCGCCGTCTGTCCCCGCGGCGAGGCGAGCGCCGAGGTGGCCGACCAGCTCGTCGCCGCCGGCGTCGCCGCCGAGAACCTCGCCGGTGGAATGGAGGCGTGGGCGCGGCTGTACGACCGGATCGAAATCGCCGCGGACGCCGACGCGACGGTCTACCAGTACCGCCGTCCCGCGAGCGGCTGTCTCGGCTACGCCGTCGTCGCCGACGGCGAGATGGCGGTTATCGACCCGCTTCGAGCCTTCGCCGACCGCTACGTCGACGACGCGGCCGAACTGGGCGCGACGCTCACCGACGCCGTCGACACGCACGTCCACGCCGACCACGTCAGCGGCGTGCGGGCGCTCGCGGCGCGGGGCGCGACGCCCGTGTTGCCGGCGCGGGCGGTGGAGCGCGGCGTCGCCGACGGGGCGGACTTCCGGACCGTTCGGGACGGCGACGAACTCGCCGTCGGCGACGCGACGCTCCGGGCCGTCGCGCTCCCCGGACACACCACGGGGATGACAGGGATCGCGGTCGGTGACACCCTCCTCACCGGCGACAGCCTCTTTCTCGACGGCGTCGCCCGGCCGGACTTGGAGGAAGACGCCGACCCCGAGGCGCAGGTCCGGGACCTGTATACGACGCTGACCGAGCGCCTGCGCGAGTTCTCCGACGACACGTTGATCGCGCCCGGCCACACCGACGCGGGCGTCGAGGAAGGGACCGCCGTGGCCCGCCTCGGCGACCTGCGGGACCGGCTGTCCGTCTTCGGGATGGACGACGAAGCGTTCGTCGAGCACGTGACTCACGTGGGCGCCGAACCGGCCAACGCCGACCGCATCGTCGCCATCAATCTGGGCCACGAGTCGGTCGACGACGACGAAGCGTTCGAACTGGAGCTGGGGCCGAACAACTGCGCGGCGGGTGGGTGA
- a CDS encoding rubrerythrin family protein, with amino-acid sequence MDGDTLVETVRERTATELDRLGSEKALVATTAAQLDREHVLSATLAAERRAAATFEAWADDEADADARAAFEGVAATEHDHAEQVVALLDDPEAEADVAVDPDPDPLHAHLRPLDSTPERVAAGLVARPLVSSRSLLQVINFFVNEADEAAADTVREFRAETDALVEDGAALLETCCESEADWERAVDAAVETVRIAYDEYAETLRGMGVDPAPVC; translated from the coding sequence ATGGACGGCGACACGCTCGTCGAGACGGTTCGGGAGCGGACGGCGACGGAACTCGACCGCCTCGGTTCGGAGAAGGCGCTCGTGGCGACGACGGCGGCGCAGTTGGACCGCGAGCACGTTCTGTCCGCGACGCTCGCCGCCGAGCGCCGCGCCGCCGCGACGTTCGAGGCGTGGGCCGACGACGAGGCCGACGCCGACGCCCGCGCGGCCTTCGAGGGAGTCGCGGCGACGGAACACGACCACGCGGAGCAGGTCGTGGCACTGCTTGACGACCCCGAGGCCGAGGCCGACGTCGCGGTCGATCCGGACCCCGACCCCCTGCACGCCCACCTCCGCCCCCTCGACTCGACGCCCGAACGCGTCGCCGCCGGCCTCGTGGCCCGCCCCCTCGTGAGTTCCCGTTCGCTCCTGCAGGTGATCAACTTCTTTGTCAACGAGGCCGACGAAGCCGCCGCCGACACCGTCCGCGAGTTCCGGGCGGAGACCGACGCCCTCGTCGAAGATGGGGCGGCACTCCTCGAGACGTGCTGTGAGAGCGAGGCCGACTGGGAGCGGGCCGTCGACGCCGCCGTCGAGACGGTCCGGATCGCGTACGACGAGTACGCCGAGACGCTTCGGGGGATGGGCGTCGACCCCGCGCCGGTCTGTTAG
- a CDS encoding MOSC domain-containing protein — protein sequence MARVTDIFVADAGSEPMRSVDHVEAVAGGLRGDRYCEGRGHYTPFDVCEVTLIAREDLERIDEELGPSLAAGEHRRNLVTEGVDLHDLLDHRFRVGEATLRGTRPRPPCAHVEELAEVEGVARALGDGRGGICAEVLDPGDITVGAEVVDLGSTDRTDETIGRLRSEED from the coding sequence ATGGCGCGAGTCACGGACATCTTCGTCGCGGACGCGGGGTCGGAGCCGATGCGATCGGTCGATCACGTCGAGGCCGTCGCGGGCGGCCTCCGCGGCGACCGGTACTGCGAGGGCCGGGGTCACTACACCCCTTTCGACGTCTGCGAGGTGACGCTGATCGCCCGCGAGGACCTCGAACGGATCGACGAGGAACTCGGCCCCTCGCTCGCGGCCGGCGAGCACCGTCGCAACCTCGTCACCGAGGGGGTCGACCTCCACGACCTGCTCGACCACCGCTTCCGGGTCGGGGAGGCGACATTGAGGGGGACGCGGCCCCGCCCGCCCTGTGCGCACGTCGAAGAACTCGCCGAGGTGGAGGGCGTCGCCCGCGCCCTCGGCGACGGACGGGGCGGCATCTGTGCGGAGGTGCTCGACCCCGGCGACATCACCGTCGGCGCCGAGGTGGTGGATCTGGGGTCGACCGACCGCACCGACGAGACAATCGGACGGCTGCGCTCGGAGGAGGACTAA